In Marinibacterium anthonyi, the DNA window AAGCTGCCCGAAGATGCCCGGAAGGCACTGGGGGTTATGTGATGGCAAGACCGACTGTCCCCCCGCCCAAAGACGTTATCGCGATTGCCAAGGGTTTGAAAGCCGAGGGCATCACCTCCGGCGCGATCCGGTGTCCTGATGGCACGGAAATCAAGTGGGGGGGCAGTCAGTCCGGAGAAGCGCACATGACCGAGCTGGAAAAGTGGAAGGCCAAGCGCAATGCTCCCTAAAGGTGTCCATCGGGTTCGGCGCAAGCTGGCGAGCGGCAAGAGCCGCTTTCACTTCTACGCGTGGCGCGGACGCGGTGCCCCCAAGTTTTGGGAAGACGACAAGCGCAATCCGACCGATCCTGATTTCTTCGTGGCCTTCACAGAGTGTGTGGAGCGTCCGGCGCCGGCGATGCTCATGACTCCGGCCCTGGTGGACGAATTCCTTGACAGCGCGGCAATGCCCAAGGGCGAACGCTCCAAGGCCGATCTGCGTAAGTGGGCACTGCGCTTTGCGGAGCACTTCCACGACGCGCCGGCTGTGATCTTCGAGGAAAAGGGATCGCGCGGCGAAGTCAACAAATGGCGGGCGCAGTGGAAGCACTCACCCAAGCAGCACGACATGTCCGGCACCCATGCGGTTCGCGTCCTGAATTGGGCGGTCGAAGAAGGCAAGCTGTCCGAACACCACTGCCACAAGCTGCCCAAGCTCTATGAGGTTGATCGTTCAGAAATCGTCTGGGCGCCTTCGGATCGCGAGGGGATCGACGCCATAGCCCCTGAGTGGGTGTGCCGTCTTCTGTGCGTGGCCTGCGAAACCGGCCTCCGTCCTGGTGACTTGATCAAGCTGGCCAAGACGGCGGTGGAGCAAACCCCGCTCGGCCGTCGCCTTCGCGTCAGGACGAACAAGCGCGGGCGAATCGCGCATATCCCGATCACGCCGGAGCTGGCCCAGGTGATCGACACGACGCCACGGGACCGGCTGCTGATCCTGACGAATGCGAGCGGGAATCAACTGACCGAACACCGCGCCTCGGAGGGGCTGCGACAGTGGCGGGACAAGGCCGGGCTGAGCAAAGACCTGCGGTTGCAGGACTGCCGAGGAACGGCCGCTACCAGACTGCTGAATGCTGGTCTGAGCCTGTCGGAAATCGCCAATCACATGGGCTGGTCTATCCGCCATGCGGCGAACGTTATCGAACATTACGCCCGCGTTTCTCCGGGCGAAACAGATGCTGTGCTGGTCAAGCTGGCGCAGGCGAAAGGGGGCGGAAAGTGAACAAAACTGTAAACGGCCCTGTAAACGGCGCAGTCCGCGCAATCAATGGAGTGACGCAAGTGCTTGAAAGTAAATGGAGGCGAGTACCGGAATCGAACCGGTGTACACGGATTTGCAATCCGCTGCGTAACCACTCCGCCAACTCGCCAGAGTGCTGCAGTCATTAGGGTCGCCGCGGGGGGCCGTCAAGCGGATATCTGGCTTGCAAGGCGGATGATCCGGGAACCGGGGGCATTACCCCCCGGATTTCCGCCCAAGCCGGGCGCCGCACTCAGGCGGCTTTCTTCTGGTAGGCCCTGGCGTCCTCGATGATGGTCTCGCGCAGGACGGCGCGGAAATCCTTCATGTTGGTCATCAGGTAGTCCTTCAGCACGATGTCGCCCGCGCCCTGGTCCAGCAGGTACTGGCCCGCCGCCGCGCCTGATGAGATATGCGCGAAAGTTGGTGACGCTTGATCAGGCGGCAGCTTGACTGTGGCGGACGCCGTCGCGGAACTCAACCCCGCTGATGACCTCCGGCAGGCGGTTCCGACCGTCGAGCTTTCGCCATTTCTTCTGCGCCGACATCATCAGCCGGAACGCCATGGCGCGCCCGGTCTTTCGGCTCAGGCAGCCCTTGGTTCGCCGGGTGCGGTGCCGGACGGTGGCGAAGGTGCTCTCGATCGGGTTTGACGACCGGATATGTTTCCAGTGCTCGGCCGGATAGTCGTAGAGGGTCAGCAGCGCGTCCCGGTCCTTGACCAGCTTGGCCACCGCCTTGTCCCATTTCACGCCGCAGGTTTCGACGAAGACGTTGAAGGCGACGTTGGCTTCGGCCTTTGTCCCGGCCTGCCAGATGTCGTGCAGGTGTCCCTTGGCCCTGGCCTGCGCCGATTTCGGCAGCGCGTTCAGCACGTTCATGGTCTTGTGCAGCCAGCACCGCTGCTCCTGCGTCGAGGGGAAGACTTCGCGCAGGGCCGTCCAGAAGCCGAGGGCACCGTCGCCGATCGCGAGCTTGGGATCCTGCGTGAGGCCGCGCCGCTTGAGATCGAGCAGCACCTCGCGCCAGCTCTGGGTGCTCTCGCGGAAGCCGTCGGTCATGGCCAGCAGTTCCTTCCGGCCGTATTCATCCGCCCCGACGATGACCAGAACGCATTGCTTTTCCTCGGCCATGCGCGGCTTGAAGTAGACACCGTCGGCCCAGATGCAGAGGAGAACCGCCGGGGTCCGAGGTCGCGCTTTTCCCAAGCCTCGTATTCGGACCACCAGTTGGCTTTCAGGCGGGTGACGGTCTTGGCCGACAGGCCCTTGGCGTCTGGCCCCGACAGGCCCTTGGCGCCTCGCCCCAGCAGGGCGGCCAGCGCCTCGCCAAAATCGCCGGTGGAGACCCCCTTGAGGTAGAGCCAGGGCAGCAGTTCCTCGACCGATTTGGCCTTGCGCAGGTAGCGCGGCAGGATGCTGGGCGTGAAGGAGATCCTCTCCGCTCCCGGCTTGCGATCCCGCACCCGCGGCACCTTCACGGCGACCGGACCGATCCCGGTCAGGATTTCGCGTTCCGGCAAATGTCCGTGCCGCACGAGCCTGGCCCGGCCGTCATCGAGCCTTTCCTCAGCGAACGCGGCGAGGAGCGTCGCCAGCTCGCCCTCAACCGCCTGTTCGATCAGCTTGCGCGCACCCTCTCGGATGAGGTCCGTCAACGGATCCGGCGAAAACCCCGATGGATCGGGCAGCGTGCTGATGGTAGTCTCCGACATGTGGCATATCCCTTTCTCCGCTGAGAATTGACGGCGTCTGAACACCGCCATGATATGCCGCCCCTCAGGGCATCACCAACTTTCGCGCGTTGCTCGGTGCGTTTGCGGTTTCATCTCTCTCGTCGCGTTTTCGCGGCGTTAAGCGCCCCCAGTTTCCCAGACACCTGCCGTGTGCAATTTTTGCTGTCTGATTTCGTAGCCGACGGACCGCATCATGGCGTTGTTCGTGTGCTTGCGCCTTGGGTTGCAGAACAGCTCGATGTCGTCGAATACGTCCGGCCTTGCGCCGTCGCGGGGGCAATATCCTCGCCCCGGATCGGGAATGCCGGAAAGATGGCCGAAAAGCGCTTCGGGTCACCGATATCGGCTGACAGGCGCGGGGGTGTTCCCGCTTCGGGACGAACAGGCCACCGGAATGTCGGCCCCTTCGGTTTGCGCCCGTGCCTGCCCGCCCAGCCCGATGGACACCGCCGGTGCGATAAGTCCCATGAGCGCCGCTCGCCTGTTGATGTCGTTGTCGGACGTCATCGCGCGTCCTCCATCGGTCTCGAAACGTCCGCAGGCAGGTGATCTTGCCAGAAGGCCGCGGCATCCAGGATCCACCCTTCGGCCTGCGTGCCCTGGCCCGCGCCGAAGCCGTGGCCCACACCGGGCACGATGCGGAAAGCCACATCCGTGCCCGACGCGCGAAGGGACGCGACCCTCGGGCTCATGTTGCCTGGCGGTGCGATCCGGTCGCGGGCGCCGACGATGGCATAGGTCGGCGGCTCGGTAACGGCCCGGTCGCCATGGGACGTGTAGGCCATGACAACGGTTGCCGGTCGCAGGGTCGTTTGTGCGCCGAACCCATCAGGACCGTGCGACCCGATGAAGGCGGCCATGCGGGCACCGGCGGAACTGCCCCAGACGGAATAGCCCTCGCGCGCCACGTCCAGATCACCGGCCGCGTCCATGATCACGTCGATGGCCCGCGCCATGTCCGAGGTGGCGACGCGGCCGCCCTGACCCGTGCGATAGGTCACGACAAAGGCGTTGAAGCCCTGATCGGCGAGGGCCATCGCGTAGGGAAATCCTTCGTGCACGGACCCGACATAGGAGAACCCGCCCCCCGGTGCGATCAGCGCGACAGGTGCGCCCGGCTGACCCGGAAAGAAGAACAGGCCGGCCTCGTTCAGGGACGGCGTCTCGTTTCGCTCGGCCTCGGAGTAGATTTCGTGAAAGACCGGCACACCCGCCTGCTGCGCCGCCAGGATGCGGTTGAGCCCCGCCAGGACGACGTCGCTGCGCACCTCGCCGTGATAGGGCAGCAGCTGCGCCATCCGCGAGATCGGCATATCCGCGTCATAGGCCCGGTCGGCCCAGGGCAACAGACGCCGCGCGTAACCCTCGAATTCGGGGCGGGCCAGAATATCGCCAATCGTGTCGCTCGGGGCAAGCGGGGCCAGGGCCCGCAGGCTGTGCCCGTGTGTGGCACGCTCCGTCAGGACCGGATCATTCGGCGCCTGGGCCTCCGTGACGCCAGCCGTCAGACAGAACGCCAGAGCGGTCAACTTGCGCCACGCCGGAAGGGTGCGGGTCTGTGCCATGTCGGGCTCCGGTTTCGAATGATCAGGTGTCATGGCGGAAAAATAGGGCAAGGGGCGTCACAGGATTAGCGCCCGCATCCCACTAACCGGGATAAGCGTGGCCGAATAATTGCCGCGGTAGATAGCCCACTTATCGATCCAGCCGATAAGGCCGATCGAAAGGAGCCGGCTATTGCAGTGCCCCGGGATCGGCCACCTTCGTTGCACGCAACAAGGGCAGACAAATGACCATTCACACCCTCCTGCTGACCGCCACTGCAAGCCTGGGGTTCGCCGCCGCGGCGCTGGCCTTCGAGCCATTGACGATCATCGATCAGGGCAGTTTCAGCGCGGGTGGCACGGTTCTGACCGAACCGGGCACTTTCGACAACAAGTCCCCGATGTCGACCGCCGGTCAGACCTTCCACGGCGATCATGCCTATGCCTTCTACCAGGTGCCCGAGACCCCGCGCGCCCTGCCTTTGCTGCTGTGGCACGGGGCGTTCCAGTCGGGCAAGAGCTGGGAGACCACGGCGGATGGCCGCGAAGGGTTCCAGACCCTCATGTTGCGTCGCCACTTCCCGGTCTACACCATCGACCAGCCGCGCCGTGGCCGCGCCGGCAACAGCACCGTGGCAGCCGAAGTGCGGCCCACGAACTTCGACCAGCTCTATTTCGACATGTTCCGCATCGGCCAGTGGCCGGCCTATTTCGACGGGGTTCAGTTCGATGAGAGCGAGGCAACGCTGGACGAGTTCCTGCGCTCGGTGACGCCGAACACCGGGGCGTTCGACGTGGATGTGGTCAGCGATGGTGTCTCGGCGCTGGTGGAGGAGATCGGCCCCTCGATCCTCGTGACCCACTCGCAGGCGGGCGGCCCCGGCTGGCTGACCGCGATCAAGAACCCGAACGTGAAGGCCGTGATCTCCTACGAGCCGGGCAGCGGATATGTCTTCCCCGAGGATGAGATGCCCGCGCCGATGACCGGATCCGCGGGCACGCTGGAACCTGTCGCGATCCCGGACGAGGATTTCGCCAAGCTGACGCAGATCCCGATCGTGGTCTACTACGGCGACAACATCCCCGAACAGCCGACGGATGATTTCGGTCTGGACAACTGGCGGACGCGTCTGGCGATGGCCCGTCTGTGGGTCGCGGCCATCAACGCGCATGGCGGCGACGCCACGCTGGTGCACCTGCCCGAGATCGGCATCACCGGCAACACCCACTTCATCTTCTCGGATACCAACAATGCGCAGATCGCGGATCTGGCGGCGGAATGGATCGAGGAAAAAGGGTTGGGCGGTCTGGCCGAATAAGCCCGCCACCCGCGCCCAAAATCATCCCCTGTGGCGCAGGTGATCTATCAGCAACCGGAAAGCCGGGCTCATCTGGCGCCGGTTGGGATAATAGAGGTGATAGCCTTCCCAGACCGGCCACCAGTCTTCCAGCACGGGCAACAGCTGTCCGGCCTTCAGGTGGGGTTCGGCGCGATCGAACGGCAGGTAGCCGATGCCGATGCCGTCCAGCGCACAGGCCAGCCGCAGCGGCAGGTTGTTGAAGGTCGCGGGCCCTTCGACGCGGACGCGGGTTTCCTGGCCGTCCTTCTCCAGCTCCCACGCGAACACCCCGTTATGGGTGGGCAGGCGCGTGTTGATGCAGCGATGATCCGTGAGGTCTTCCGGGGCCTTCGGCGTGCCGTGCTTTTGCAGGTAGCCGGGGGTGGCGACCATGCACATGCGGATATCGGCACTGATGCGCACCGCGATCATGTCCTTGGCGACCTGCTGACCCAGCCGCACACCGGCATCGAAACTTTCGGCCACGATGTCGATCATCCCGCCATCGACGCCGATTTCAACCACGATATCGGGATAGTCTTCCAGAAAAGCCGCCAGCTTCGGTTGCAAAACGGCAATGGCCGGATGTTCGCCCGCGCTGATCCTGATCGTGCCGCGCGGGGTCTCTCGGTCAGAATTCAGCGCCTCCAGCGCATCTTCCATCTCGTCGAACTGCGGCCCCAGCCGGGACAGCAGCCGTTCCCCCGCCTCGGTCGGCGAGACGCTGCGCGTCGAGCGGGTCAGCAGCCGTACACCCAGGGATTCCTCAAGGTTCTTGACGGTTTGCGACAACGCCGATTGCGACATTCCCAGATGGGCAGCCGCGCGCGTGAAGCTGCGGTGCCGGGCCACGACGGTGAAGGCATAAAGTTCGTTGAAGGTCCGGCGCATCCATTATGCCTTTCTGCTTATGTCGGCATTCGCATTTATCTACCTAATCGATTAAATGGGGCGGGTCTAGATGAAGGACACCCCGGCAACAGACCGGGCGACCTCATCAGACGCTTGCGCCAACCACCGGACGCCCATGACACAGACATCCTCCACCCACCGAAAGGCCGTGCTCGCATTGATCGTGCTGAGCTACGCCATGATCGTGCTCGACATTTCCATCGTGCTGACGGCCCTGCCGCGCCTGCAGGCAGACCTCGGCTTTACCGACGCGGGGCTGTCCTGGGTCTCCTCCATCTATACGTTGTTCTTCGGGGGCTTCCTGCTGCTGGGGGGCAAGCTTGGCGACCTGTTCGGCCGCCGCCGCATGTACATGATCGGCCTCGCCATCTTTGCAGCTGCCTCGCTGGCCATCGGTCTGGCGCAAGGCGCGGGCTTCATCGTGGCGGCACGGGCCGTGCAGGGCCTTGGCGCGGCCATTCTCGCGCCGTCCACGCTGGCGCTGCTGCAGG includes these proteins:
- a CDS encoding Site-specific recombinase XerD, which gives rise to MLPKGVHRVRRKLASGKSRFHFYAWRGRGAPKFWEDDKRNPTDPDFFVAFTECVERPAPAMLMTPALVDEFLDSAAMPKGERSKADLRKWALRFAEHFHDAPAVIFEEKGSRGEVNKWRAQWKHSPKQHDMSGTHAVRVLNWAVEEGKLSEHHCHKLPKLYEVDRSEIVWAPSDREGIDAIAPEWVCRLLCVACETGLRPGDLIKLAKTAVEQTPLGRRLRVRTNKRGRIAHIPITPELAQVIDTTPRDRLLILTNASGNQLTEHRASEGLRQWRDKAGLSKDLRLQDCRGTAATRLLNAGLSLSEIANHMGWSIRHAANVIEHYARVSPGETDAVLVKLAQAKGGGK
- a CDS encoding Transposase, with protein sequence MTDGFRESTQSWREVLLDLKRRGLTQDPKLAIGDGALGFWTALREVFPSTQEQRCWLHKTMNVLNALPKSAQARAKGHLHDIWQAGTKAEANVAFNVFVETCGVKWDKAVAKLVKDRDALLTLYDYPAEHWKHIRSSNPIESTFATVRHRTRRTKGCLSRKTGRAMAFRLMMSAQKKWRKLDGRNRLPEVISGVEFRDGVRHSQAAA
- a CDS encoding Transposase, which translates into the protein MSETTISTLPDPSGFSPDPLTDLIREGARKLIEQAVEGELATLLAAFAEERLDDGRARLVRHGHLPEREILTGIGPVAVKVPRVRDRKPGAERISFTPSILPRYLRKAKSVEELLPWLYLKGVSTGDFGEALAALLGRGAKGLSGPDAKGLSAKTVTRLKANWWSEYEAWEKRDLGPRRFSSASGPTVSTSSRAWPRKSNAFWSSSGRMNTAGRNCWP
- the axeA1 gene encoding Acetylxylan esterase precursor; amino-acid sequence: MAQTRTLPAWRKLTALAFCLTAGVTEAQAPNDPVLTERATHGHSLRALAPLAPSDTIGDILARPEFEGYARRLLPWADRAYDADMPISRMAQLLPYHGEVRSDVVLAGLNRILAAQQAGVPVFHEIYSEAERNETPSLNEAGLFFFPGQPGAPVALIAPGGGFSYVGSVHEGFPYAMALADQGFNAFVVTYRTGQGGRVATSDMARAIDVIMDAAGDLDVAREGYSVWGSSAGARMAAFIGSHGPDGFGAQTTLRPATVVMAYTSHGDRAVTEPPTYAIVGARDRIAPPGNMSPRVASLRASGTDVAFRIVPGVGHGFGAGQGTQAEGWILDAAAFWQDHLPADVSRPMEDAR
- a CDS encoding Alpha/beta hydrolase family protein, whose protein sequence is MTIHTLLLTATASLGFAAAALAFEPLTIIDQGSFSAGGTVLTEPGTFDNKSPMSTAGQTFHGDHAYAFYQVPETPRALPLLLWHGAFQSGKSWETTADGREGFQTLMLRRHFPVYTIDQPRRGRAGNSTVAAEVRPTNFDQLYFDMFRIGQWPAYFDGVQFDESEATLDEFLRSVTPNTGAFDVDVVSDGVSALVEEIGPSILVTHSQAGGPGWLTAIKNPNVKAVISYEPGSGYVFPEDEMPAPMTGSAGTLEPVAIPDEDFAKLTQIPIVVYYGDNIPEQPTDDFGLDNWRTRLAMARLWVAAINAHGGDATLVHLPEIGITGNTHFIFSDTNNAQIADLAAEWIEEKGLGGLAE
- the dmlR_4 gene encoding D-malate degradation protein R codes for the protein MRRTFNELYAFTVVARHRSFTRAAAHLGMSQSALSQTVKNLEESLGVRLLTRSTRSVSPTEAGERLLSRLGPQFDEMEDALEALNSDRETPRGTIRISAGEHPAIAVLQPKLAAFLEDYPDIVVEIGVDGGMIDIVAESFDAGVRLGQQVAKDMIAVRISADIRMCMVATPGYLQKHGTPKAPEDLTDHRCINTRLPTHNGVFAWELEKDGQETRVRVEGPATFNNLPLRLACALDGIGIGYLPFDRAEPHLKAGQLLPVLEDWWPVWEGYHLYYPNRRQMSPAFRLLIDHLRHRG